In one window of Kosmotoga pacifica DNA:
- a CDS encoding four-carbon acid sugar kinase family protein has product MLVLADDLTGALDTSVKFKTSLNQALVLNSLEDLKAFVGNDLSMNIISLNTNSRNLDQQSAYELMIKYISSLKDLIGHTSDFSKIQVYKKIDSTLRGNISGEIAAFLDTNFVDKIIFCSANPEQKRVVVDGFLYVDGKMVEETPSGKDPFSSVSSSSVVEIINAYRTHKVAHISLRRFEKYDYEDRTLRNVIAENQIISFDAITQAHLGQIIRLYTEISKRNRVMLCGSAGLADALSKERVFNNKRILVISGSLHPVSMSQMDFLINKDSSIRHLEYNPEHSVSENIEKVIDCLRDSRKCSFRTFSVFSRERKNVMNNFWINLGKRLSSIENLILVINGGETASLILEGMEQSVLNIDKEIIEGSVMSWTEKGNIIITKSGGFGTSETLHEIIRLIGGESFDSDNNG; this is encoded by the coding sequence TTGTTAGTTCTTGCGGATGATCTTACAGGGGCGTTAGATACGTCAGTAAAATTCAAGACCTCTTTAAACCAGGCCTTGGTATTGAATTCGCTTGAGGATTTGAAAGCGTTTGTTGGCAATGATTTGTCAATGAATATTATTTCTTTAAACACAAATTCCAGAAATCTGGACCAACAAAGTGCATATGAGCTAATGATCAAGTACATAAGTAGTTTGAAAGATTTAATTGGTCACACATCTGATTTTTCAAAGATTCAAGTGTACAAAAAAATAGATTCTACTCTTAGAGGGAATATCAGTGGAGAAATCGCAGCTTTTCTCGACACGAATTTTGTTGATAAGATCATTTTCTGCTCTGCTAACCCGGAGCAAAAGAGGGTTGTCGTAGATGGCTTTCTTTATGTTGATGGGAAAATGGTTGAAGAGACTCCCAGTGGGAAAGATCCCTTCAGCTCTGTGAGTAGTTCATCAGTTGTTGAAATAATAAATGCGTATAGAACTCATAAAGTTGCACATATTTCTCTCAGAAGATTTGAGAAATATGACTATGAAGATAGAACGTTGAGAAATGTTATTGCTGAAAACCAGATAATAAGTTTTGATGCTATAACGCAAGCGCATTTGGGGCAAATAATCCGTCTTTATACTGAAATAAGCAAAAGAAACAGAGTTATGCTGTGTGGTTCCGCCGGGCTTGCGGACGCATTATCGAAGGAAAGAGTATTTAACAACAAAAGAATTTTGGTTATTTCGGGTTCTCTTCATCCTGTCTCTATGAGTCAGATGGATTTTCTGATTAATAAAGATTCTTCGATCAGGCACCTTGAATATAATCCCGAACATTCTGTTTCAGAAAATATCGAGAAAGTTATTGATTGTCTTCGTGATAGCAGAAAGTGTTCTTTCAGAACTTTTTCTGTTTTCAGCCGTGAGCGCAAGAATGTGATGAATAACTTCTGGATTAATCTAGGTAAAAGGTTGTCAAGCATTGAAAATCTTATATTGGTAATCAATGGGGGGGAAACAGCTTCGTTGATATTGGAGGGAATGGAGCAAAGTGTTTTGAATATAGATAAAGAGATTATCGAGGGAAGTGTTATGTCTTGGACAGAGAAAGGGAACATCATCATAACAAAATCAGGAGGGTTCGGGACCTCAGAAACGTTACATGAAATTATCCGGTTAATTGGAGGCGAAAGTTTTGATAGCGATAACAATGGGTGA